In the Oncorhynchus keta strain PuntledgeMale-10-30-2019 chromosome 14, Oket_V2, whole genome shotgun sequence genome, one interval contains:
- the LOC127907217 gene encoding uncharacterized protein LOC127907217, with protein sequence MQCLRPQCHSGALSISSSTLGSSSIFSSSSVPLPSPPPLFLFHILLLLRSSPISSSSVSLPLSPPPPFLFHLLLHLYSSPISSPPVRSPPNSSSSVPLPSPPPLFLSHLLPSHSVSSHLLLLRFSPISSSSIPLPSPPLPFGLLQSPPPPFLSHLLLLYSSPISSPPMSSSVPLPSPPPPFLSHLLPSRSVSSHLLLLRSSPISSSSVPLPSPPPPFLSHLLPSRSVSSHLLLPRSSPISSPPVRSPPISSSSVPLPSPPPFLSHLLPSDSVSSHLLLLRSSPISSPPVRSPPISSSSVPLPSPPPFLSHLLPSRSVSSHLLLLRSSPISSSVPLPSPPPFLSHLLPSRSVSSHLLLLRSSPISSSIPLPSPPVPFSLLPSPPPPFLSHVLLRSSPISSPPVRSPPISSSSVPLPSPPPFLSHLLPSRSVSSHLLLLRSSPISSPPVRSPPISSSSVPLPSPPPFLSHLLPSRSVSSHLLLLRSSPISSPLYLSPCYSTGCCLCLPRY encoded by the coding sequence atgcagtgccttagaccacagtgccactcgggagccctgagcatctcctcctctaccctcggTTCctcttccatcttctcctcctcctccgttcctctcccatctcctcctcctctgtttctcttccatattctcctcctcctccgttcctctcccatctcctcctcctctgtttctcttccattatctcctcctcctccgtttctcttccatcttctcctccacctctattcctctcccatctcctcccctcccgtTCGATCTCCTCcaaactcctcctcctccgttcctctcccatctcctcctcctctattcctctcccatctcctcccctcccattcggtctcctcccatctcctcctcctccgtttctctcccatctcctcctcctctattcctctcccatctcctcccctcccattcGGTCTCCTccaatctcctcctcctccgttcctctcccatctcctcctcctctattcctctcccatctcctcccctcccatgtcctcctccgttcccctcccatctcctcctcctccgttcctctcccatctcctcccctcccgttcggtctcctcccatctcctcctcctccgttcctctcccatctcctcctcctccgttcctctcccatctcctcctcccccgttcctctcccatctcctcccctcccgttcggtctcctcccatctcctcctcccccgttcctctcccatctcctcccctcccgttcggtctcctcccatctcctcctcctccgttcctctcccatctcctcctccgttcctctcccatctcctcccgtCGGATTCggtctcctcccatctcctcctcctccgttcctctcccatctcctcccctcccgttcggtctcctcccatctcctcctcctccgttcctctcccatctcctcctccattcctctcccatctcctcccctcccgttcggtctcctcccatctcctcctcctccgttcctctcccatctcctcctccgttcctctcccatctcctcctccgttcctctcccatctcctcccctcccgttcggtctcctcccatctcctcctcctccgttcctctcccatctcctcctccattcctctcccatctcctcccgtCCCGTTCagtctcctcccatctcctcctcctccgttcctctcccatgtcctcctccgttcctctcccatctcctcccctcccgttcggtctcctcccatctcctcctcctccgttcctctcccatctcctcctccgttcctctcccatctcctcccctcccgttcggtctcctcccatctcctcctcctccgttcctctcccatctcctcccctcccgttcggtctcctcccatctcctcctcctccgttcctctcccatctcctcctccattcctctcccatctcctcccctcccgttcggtctcctcccatctcctcctcctccgttcctctcccatctcctcgccTCTGTACCTCTCCCCTTGTTATTCCACTGGATGCTGCCTCTGTTTGCCAAGATATTAA